The following are encoded together in the Hyalangium minutum genome:
- a CDS encoding Ig-like domain-containing protein → MLRTFVSLMAAALVLVLGSCSPSSERSPGEATAHRQSSRLVAAGWEMPASLSSARSGHTTTLLPSGKVLVAGGDGSSGPQAHAELYDPVTNAWGSTGSLAQARKNHTATLLPSGKVLIVGGEGPNGALTSAELYDAATGSWATIGSLVEARGSHTATLLASGQVLVVGGVGASSALNSAELYDPVTGSWSVTGSLTQARSDATAALLASGQVLVTGGAGPNGALASAELYDPATSAWSATGALAQARSGATATLLPSGKVFVAGGVGPNGALARTELYDPVTGSWADAVSLAQARFHATATLLPSGRVLVAGGADSSGALTSAELYDPSSGYWASSVSLFQARALHTATLLPSGKVLVVGGTGTSGALASAELYNPAAGSGTSTLVPGSYNGKKAALLPSGKVLVLGGYGYYSINSKLYDPANGSWTDTGPFTPARDDYTMTLLPSGQVLVVGGRNDSGYTTSAKLYDPATHRWADTGSLAQARAYHTATLLPSGTVLIAGGVNNSGNLNSVELYDPVTGTWANTGSLAQARSKHAAALLPSGKVLVVCGQGASSSGYLSSAEVYDPGSGSWTVTGSLALPRFLATATLLPSGKVLVAGGYNGGTRVEVYDPATGSWTDIAPLRKDRFGNRATLLPSGKVLVVGGYSPSPEPIHEVYDPATGSWTDTASLSQGRSFAMVTLLPSGQVLVMGGDQDTVELYDDTGSNPLWRPGIVSVSASAPLIPGASFTVNGSLLRGISEASGGSSRSSASDFPFLTLLDIERGTLAVLPSQGFSSTHVTSTVPPTPPGQYLLSVTVNGLTSAKVIEIAAAPDTVPPTVTLTAPGEGATLRGIVTLTATALDNVAVTRVEFYDGATLLGTDTAAPFSFSWDARTAGNGAHSLTVKAYDAGGQSATSPGVNVTVDNDLIAPTVSISAPAAGAAVTGTLTVTAMATDDQGVARVELYEGSTLLATGTTSPYAYSWNTRTGPNGDRTLTAKAYDAGGNVATAQVTVTANNDFTPPTVTLTAPTEGATLSGTVLLTATASDTSGISQVEFFLGPILVGTDSTAPYSFSYNTRGRLNGAWSLTAKAYDTLNNVGTSAAVNVTLDNDYTPPTVMLTAPGQGATLTGTVVLTATASDPSGISRMDFFVGSTQVGSATTAPYSFSYDTRLLPNGAKTLTAKAYDTLFNLGTSATVNVTFDNDLTPPTVTLTAPRQGATVSGNLVFTATASDTSGISKVDFFVDTFQVGTATTAPYSFGYNTRNLPNGAKTLTAKAYDTLNNVGTSAAVSVTFNNDLTPPTATLTAPVEGATLKGTVTLSATATDNVAVTRVEFYDGATLLGTDTASPYSFSWATRTAGNGAHSLTVKAYDALGQSSTSPGVNVTVDNDLIAPTVSISAPVEGATVTGTLTVTATATDNLGVTRVDFYEGSTLLGTDTSSPYAYNWNTRAGANGDRTLTAKAYDAGGNVGTAEVRVNADNDFTPPTVTLTAPAEGAPLKGTVVFTATASDNLAVTRVLFFIGTTQVGSDTTAPYSFSYNTRLLPNGAKVLTATAYDAVNNMGTSAPVNVTFENDFTPPTVTLTAPAEGETLSGTAVLTATASDPAGIARVDFFVGTTAVGSDATAPYSFSYNTRLLPNGAKVLTAKAYDTLNNLGTSAPVNATFENDFTPPTVTLTAPAEGETLTGTVVFTATASDAAGISKVVYFAGTTQVGTATTAPYSFSYNTRLLVNGSKVLTAKAYDTLNNIGTSAPVNVIFDNDLTPPTTSITSPASGSTVTGVVQIDAIASDDRGTITKVEFYQGSLLLGSVTTAPYTWSWDTTKVSIGNTTLRSRAYDGAGNSVYSTAVTVTVTR, encoded by the coding sequence ATGCTTCGAACCTTCGTTTCACTCATGGCGGCCGCGCTCGTCCTCGTCCTTGGCTCGTGCAGTCCCTCCTCGGAGCGTTCCCCGGGTGAGGCCACGGCCCATCGTCAGTCCTCGCGGCTGGTCGCAGCGGGTTGGGAGATGCCGGCCTCTCTGTCCTCTGCCAGGAGCGGTCACACCACCACGCTGCTGCCCTCGGGCAAGGTGCTCGTTGCGGGCGGGGACGGCTCCAGCGGCCCCCAGGCCCACGCCGAGTTGTATGACCCGGTCACCAACGCGTGGGGCTCGACCGGCTCGCTCGCTCAGGCCCGCAAGAACCACACCGCGACGCTGCTGCCCTCGGGCAAGGTGCTCATCGTGGGAGGCGAGGGCCCCAACGGCGCGCTCACCAGCGCCGAGCTCTATGATGCAGCCACTGGCTCCTGGGCCACCATCGGCTCTCTCGTGGAGGCCCGTGGGAGCCACACGGCGACGCTGCTGGCCTCGGGCCAGGTGCTCGTCGTGGGGGGGGTTGGCGCCAGCAGTGCCCTGAACAGCGCCGAACTCTATGACCCGGTCACCGGCTCCTGGTCCGTTACCGGCTCGCTCACCCAGGCCCGCTCCGACGCCACGGCGGCATTGCTGGCCTCGGGCCAGGTGCTCGTGACGGGCGGCGCTGGCCCCAACGGAGCCCTGGCCAGCGCCGAGCTGTATGATCCGGCCACCAGCGCCTGGTCTGCCACCGGCGCGCTCGCTCAGGCCCGCTCCGGCGCTACGGCCACGCTGCTGCCGTCGGGCAAGGTGTTCGTAGCGGGCGGCGTTGGCCCCAACGGAGCCCTGGCCCGCACCGAGCTGTATGATCCGGTCACCGGTTCCTGGGCTGACGCTGTCTCGCTCGCTCAGGCCCGCTTCCATGCCACGGCGACATTGCTGCCCTCGGGCAGGGTGCTCGTGGCGGGCGGTGCTGACTCCAGTGGTGCCCTCACCAGCGCCGAGCTGTATGACCCGTCCTCCGGCTACTGGGCTTCCTCCGTTTCGCTCTTCCAAGCCCGTGCCCTCCACACGGCGACGCTGCTGCCTTCGGGCAAGGTGCTGGTGGTGGGAGGCACTGGCACCAGCGGGGCTCTGGCCAGCGCGGAGCTGTACAACCCGGCCGCCGGCTCTGGGACGAGCACGTTGGTTCCTGGGAGTTACAACGGCAAGAAGGCGGCGCTGCTGCCCTCGGGCAAGGTGCTCGTCCTCGGGGGGTATGGGTATTACAGCATCAACTCCAAGCTGTATGACCCAGCCAACGGCAGCTGGACAGACACCGGTCCATTCACTCCGGCTCGGGACGACTACACGATGACGCTGCTGCCTTCGGGCCAGGTGCTCGTCGTGGGGGGGAGGAACGACTCCGGCTACACGACCAGCGCCAAGCTGTATGACCCAGCCACCCATCGCTGGGCCGACACCGGCTCACTCGCTCAGGCGCGGGCCTACCACACGGCGACGCTGCTGCCGTCGGGCACGGTGCTCATCGCGGGTGGAGTCAACAACAGCGGCAACCTGAACAGCGTCGAGCTGTATGACCCGGTGACCGGTACCTGGGCCAACACCGGCTCGCTCGCTCAGGCCCGGAGCAAGCATGCGGCGGCGTTGCTGCCCTCGGGCAAGGTGCTCGTCGTCTGTGGCCAGGGTGCGTCTTCCTCCGGCTACCTGAGCAGCGCCGAGGTGTACGATCCGGGCTCGGGCTCATGGACTGTCACGGGCTCACTGGCTCTGCCTCGGTTTCTCGCCACGGCGACGCTGCTGCCCTCGGGCAAGGTGCTCGTCGCGGGTGGATATAACGGCGGCACAAGGGTCGAGGTGTACGATCCGGCCACCGGCTCCTGGACGGACATCGCTCCGCTCCGTAAGGACCGCTTCGGCAACAGGGCGACGCTGCTGCCCTCGGGCAAGGTGCTCGTGGTGGGCGGGTACAGTCCCTCGCCTGAACCGATCCATGAAGTGTATGACCCGGCCACCGGTTCCTGGACGGACACCGCCTCGCTCTCTCAAGGCCGATCCTTCGCCATGGTCACGCTGCTGCCCTCGGGCCAGGTGCTCGTGATGGGGGGGGACCAGGACACCGTAGAGCTGTACGACGACACGGGCTCCAACCCTCTGTGGCGGCCTGGCATTGTCAGTGTCTCCGCGAGCGCTCCGCTCATCCCTGGCGCTTCCTTCACCGTGAATGGCTCGCTGTTGCGTGGCATCTCGGAAGCCAGTGGTGGCAGTAGCCGCTCCTCTGCCTCCGACTTCCCCTTCCTGACGTTGCTGGACATTGAAAGAGGCACGCTGGCCGTGCTGCCCTCGCAGGGGTTCTCGAGCACGCACGTCACCTCCACCGTGCCCCCAACGCCCCCAGGGCAGTACCTGTTGTCCGTCACCGTCAACGGCCTGACCTCCGCCAAGGTGATCGAGATCGCCGCAGCGCCGGACACCGTACCGCCCACGGTGACGCTCACCGCGCCTGGAGAGGGCGCGACGCTGAGGGGGATCGTAACGCTCACCGCGACCGCCCTGGACAACGTCGCCGTCACCCGAGTCGAGTTCTACGACGGGGCCACGCTGCTGGGGACCGACACCGCCGCACCCTTCAGCTTCTCCTGGGATGCGAGAACCGCGGGCAATGGCGCCCATTCGCTCACCGTGAAGGCCTATGACGCCGGCGGGCAGTCCGCCACTTCGCCCGGGGTGAACGTGACGGTGGACAATGATCTAATCGCTCCCACCGTGTCGATCTCCGCCCCAGCCGCGGGGGCGGCTGTGACGGGCACCCTCACGGTCACCGCGATGGCCACGGACGACCAGGGCGTGGCCCGCGTCGAGCTCTACGAGGGCAGCACGCTGCTGGCCACGGGCACCACCTCGCCGTACGCCTACAGCTGGAACACGCGCACAGGCCCCAACGGTGACCGCACGCTCACCGCGAAGGCGTATGACGCCGGGGGCAACGTGGCCACTGCCCAGGTGACGGTGACGGCCAACAACGACTTCACGCCGCCCACGGTGACGCTCACCGCGCCAACCGAGGGCGCGACCCTGAGCGGCACCGTCCTCTTGACGGCCACGGCCAGTGACACCTCGGGGATCTCCCAGGTGGAGTTCTTCCTCGGCCCCATCCTGGTGGGGACCGACTCCACAGCCCCGTACTCCTTCAGCTACAACACCCGGGGCCGGCTCAATGGGGCCTGGAGCCTCACGGCCAAGGCGTATGACACCCTGAACAACGTGGGCACTTCCGCAGCGGTGAATGTGACCCTCGACAATGACTACACGCCGCCCACGGTGATGCTCACCGCTCCGGGACAGGGTGCGACGCTGACCGGCACCGTCGTCCTCACGGCCACGGCCAGCGACCCCTCGGGGATCTCCCGGATGGATTTCTTCGTCGGCTCCACTCAGGTGGGCTCTGCCACCACGGCGCCGTACTCCTTCAGCTACGACACCCGGCTCCTGCCCAATGGGGCCAAGACCCTCACGGCGAAGGCCTATGACACCCTGTTCAACCTGGGCACCTCCGCCACGGTGAACGTGACCTTCGACAATGACCTCACGCCGCCCACGGTGACGCTCACCGCGCCGCGCCAGGGCGCAACCGTGTCTGGGAACCTCGTCTTCACCGCCACGGCCAGCGACACCTCGGGGATCTCCAAGGTGGATTTCTTCGTCGACACCTTCCAGGTGGGCACTGCCACCACGGCGCCGTACTCCTTTGGCTACAACACCCGGAACCTGCCCAATGGGGCCAAGACCCTCACGGCGAAGGCCTATGACACCCTGAACAACGTGGGCACCTCCGCTGCGGTGAGTGTGACCTTCAACAATGACCTCACGCCGCCCACGGCGACGCTCACCGCGCCTGTGGAGGGCGCGACGCTGAAGGGGACCGTGACGCTCTCCGCGACAGCCACCGACAACGTGGCCGTCACCCGAGTCGAGTTCTACGACGGGGCCACGCTGCTGGGGACCGACACCGCCTCGCCCTACAGCTTCTCCTGGGCCACGAGAACCGCGGGCAATGGCGCCCATTCGCTCACCGTGAAGGCCTATGACGCCCTGGGGCAGTCCTCCACCTCGCCTGGGGTGAACGTGACGGTGGACAACGATCTGATCGCGCCCACCGTGTCGATCTCCGCTCCCGTGGAGGGGGCCACCGTGACGGGCACCCTCACGGTCACCGCGACGGCCACAGACAACCTGGGAGTCACCCGCGTCGATTTCTACGAGGGCAGCACGTTGCTGGGCACCGACACCTCCTCGCCGTACGCCTACAACTGGAACACGCGTGCAGGCGCCAACGGTGATCGCACGCTCACCGCGAAGGCGTATGACGCCGGGGGCAACGTGGGCACCGCCGAGGTCCGGGTGAACGCCGACAACGACTTCACGCCGCCCACGGTGACGCTCACCGCGCCGGCCGAGGGCGCTCCCCTGAAAGGCACCGTCGTCTTCACGGCCACGGCCAGCGATAACCTGGCTGTGACCCGGGTGCTCTTCTTCATTGGCACCACGCAGGTGGGCTCCGACACCACGGCGCCATACTCCTTCAGCTACAACACCCGGCTTCTGCCCAACGGGGCCAAGGTGCTCACGGCCACGGCGTATGACGCCGTCAACAACATGGGCACCTCCGCACCGGTGAACGTGACCTTCGAGAACGACTTCACGCCGCCCACGGTGACACTCACCGCGCCGGCCGAGGGCGAGACGCTGAGCGGCACCGCCGTCCTCACGGCGACGGCCAGCGATCCTGCGGGGATCGCCCGGGTGGACTTCTTCGTCGGCACCACGGCGGTGGGCTCCGACGCCACGGCGCCGTACTCCTTCAGCTACAACACCCGGCTCCTGCCCAATGGGGCCAAGGTCCTCACGGCCAAGGCGTATGACACGCTGAACAACCTGGGGACCTCGGCGCCGGTGAATGCGACCTTCGAGAATGACTTCACGCCGCCCACGGTGACACTCACCGCGCCGGCCGAGGGCGAGACGCTGACCGGTACCGTCGTCTTCACGGCCACGGCCAGCGATGCAGCGGGGATCTCCAAGGTGGTCTACTTCGCCGGCACCACGCAGGTGGGCACTGCCACCACGGCGCCGTACTCCTTCAGCTACAACACCCGGCTCCTGGTCAATGGCAGCAAGGTCCTCACGGCCAAGGCGTACGACACCCTGAACAACATCGGGACCTCGGCTCCCGTGAATGTGATCTTCGACAACGATCTCACGCCGCCCACGACGTCCATCACCTCGCCGGCCAGCGGCTCCACGGTCACCGGGGTGGTGCAGATTGACGCCATCGCGAGTGATGACCGGGGGACCATCACCAAGGTGGAGTTCTACCAGGGCTCGCTGTTGCTGGGCTCCGTCACCACGGCGCCGTACACCTGGTCCTGGGACACGACGAAGGTGTCCATCGGCAACACCACGCTGAGGTCTCGGGCGTATGATGGAGCCGGCAACTCGGTCTACAGCACGGCCGTCACCGTGACGGTGACGCGCTAG
- a CDS encoding GMC family oxidoreductase, translated as MNPLKGTFDYIVLGAGSAGCVLAAMLAEKLPDARILLLEAGHDIPPKDATVWDPTRWLLVSRDPQREWGYRSVAQAGLNGRTIRLARAKALGGCSIHNAMVYVRGGRYGFDQWAQAGCEGWDYESLLPSFHRVEQRLHITHAKADPFVMELIGACNHLGIPYNLDYNASPHAFGVSPFQFLISQQGRRETAFSHFLGARKPRRLKIASGVRFDRILFDPERRAVAVVATDLRTQRQVELPARREILLCAGAIGSPHLLLLSGVGPEDQLRDMGIPVVSALPGVGENFQDDLFVTGGFASKKPLPPQPYGLIGAVIFTSTDPSTLPHLTDVECSLASGTMKGMDLPPDKQQSYFIYPNLQLLKSRGTIRLSSSNPTEPPLIDPRYLTAPEDLQRCIHGVKLARRMGHHPNMASWFSQELLPGPEVQTDAELEAYVRQTADTCYHYAGTCKMGVDDQSVVTPRLNVLGTQGLRVIDASIIPTTVSGNTAAATMMIAAKGAELVSQRE; from the coding sequence ATGAATCCACTCAAAGGGACCTTCGACTACATCGTCCTCGGGGCTGGCTCCGCCGGCTGCGTGCTGGCAGCCATGCTCGCGGAGAAGCTCCCGGATGCCCGGATCCTCTTGCTGGAAGCCGGCCATGACATCCCCCCGAAGGACGCAACCGTCTGGGATCCCACCCGCTGGCTGCTGGTCTCTCGTGATCCCCAGCGGGAATGGGGCTACCGCTCGGTCGCCCAGGCCGGGCTCAATGGCCGCACCATCCGGCTCGCCCGGGCCAAGGCGCTGGGCGGTTGCAGCATCCACAATGCGATGGTGTACGTGCGCGGTGGCAGGTATGGCTTTGACCAGTGGGCCCAGGCGGGCTGTGAGGGCTGGGACTATGAGAGCCTGCTGCCTTCCTTCCACCGCGTCGAGCAGCGGCTCCACATCACCCATGCCAAGGCGGATCCCTTTGTCATGGAGTTGATAGGCGCTTGCAACCACCTGGGCATTCCCTACAACCTCGACTACAACGCCTCCCCTCACGCGTTCGGTGTCTCCCCATTCCAGTTTCTCATCAGCCAGCAGGGGAGGCGGGAAACAGCCTTCAGCCACTTCTTGGGTGCCAGGAAGCCCCGCCGCCTGAAGATCGCGAGCGGCGTCCGCTTCGATCGCATCCTCTTCGACCCCGAGCGGCGGGCGGTGGCCGTGGTGGCGACCGACCTGCGCACTCAGCGACAAGTCGAACTTCCCGCCAGGCGGGAGATCCTGCTCTGTGCGGGTGCCATTGGCAGCCCCCACCTCTTGCTGCTCTCCGGGGTGGGCCCGGAGGATCAGCTCCGCGACATGGGGATCCCCGTGGTGTCAGCGCTCCCCGGGGTCGGCGAGAACTTTCAAGATGACCTCTTCGTCACGGGCGGTTTCGCGAGCAAGAAACCCCTGCCGCCTCAGCCTTACGGCCTCATAGGCGCGGTGATCTTCACCTCCACGGATCCTTCCACGCTCCCTCACCTTACGGACGTGGAGTGCTCTCTGGCCAGCGGCACCATGAAGGGGATGGATCTGCCTCCCGACAAGCAGCAGAGCTACTTCATCTACCCCAATCTCCAGCTCCTGAAGAGCCGCGGTACCATCAGGCTCTCGAGCTCCAACCCTACCGAGCCCCCCCTCATCGATCCGCGCTACCTCACGGCCCCCGAGGATCTCCAGCGTTGCATCCACGGCGTCAAGCTGGCCCGCCGCATGGGCCACCACCCCAACATGGCTTCCTGGTTCTCTCAGGAGCTCTTGCCGGGACCTGAAGTGCAAACGGATGCCGAGCTCGAAGCCTACGTCCGCCAGACGGCGGACACCTGCTATCACTACGCAGGCACCTGCAAGATGGGGGTGGATGATCAATCCGTGGTGACGCCTCGCCTCAATGTCCTCGGCACCCAGGGCTTGCGCGTCATCGACGCCTCCATCATCCCCACCACGGTCTCCGGCAACACGGCTGCCGCCACCATGATGATCGCGGCCAAGGGCGCTGAGCTCGTGAGTCAACGGGAGTGA
- a CDS encoding J domain-containing protein, whose translation MLNRTQRQQIYQQLNAIVATVRGIDPDAADDLSASVYSMSDDDLEWIAREVVRGDAYGWFWQASWKAMARAWLLVVFAGGPPRGAYDEPSPQVMAGHLNYLRTASEATLRAGIVHRILDAQTGRDAIAGIVPMLTDASRDAWDPSLFTDPTQHRGNAYRYIINALRPTRIQVSDAAEVQYLRTHRSTFIEPVSGNPNAVVYHLTRYYLSEPDALCSEVLSCSLISQAKKTTYQNMTFGFVLYVPKANICNAGTIDLVAAQVQNTARGMNLSGRSTYRRTQRITDFLSQLGGKARQVIPTPDQILTGTSVHGHNELIVLGTFMGQVRARALFVKVSNGCLWRSFVEDDVKHKLTELIFACAQARRIPVIPIRDDSGEASKISFLDWYRNRSLPREEPRSVQSSIQAVVSSSRELVVDDRFPNVQLSMGQARALLARELNVSPFLELSALRSTYRRFAVTHHPDKTADKEKQAKFVVVRGLLTLIEGEETGTREPLPIAWKKQLD comes from the coding sequence TTGCTGAATCGAACTCAGCGGCAGCAGATCTATCAGCAGCTCAATGCGATCGTCGCCACCGTGCGCGGCATCGACCCCGACGCCGCCGACGATCTCTCCGCGAGTGTCTACTCCATGTCAGACGACGACCTGGAGTGGATTGCGCGCGAGGTCGTTCGCGGCGATGCGTACGGCTGGTTCTGGCAGGCGTCGTGGAAGGCCATGGCGCGCGCGTGGCTGCTGGTGGTGTTCGCCGGTGGTCCGCCACGGGGAGCCTATGACGAGCCGTCGCCCCAAGTGATGGCCGGCCACCTGAACTACCTGCGCACCGCCTCGGAGGCGACGCTGCGCGCCGGGATCGTCCATCGTATCCTCGACGCACAGACCGGGCGCGATGCCATCGCGGGGATCGTCCCGATGCTCACGGATGCGAGCCGTGATGCCTGGGATCCCAGCCTGTTCACCGATCCGACGCAGCACCGCGGCAATGCCTACCGGTACATCATCAACGCGCTCCGTCCGACCCGGATCCAAGTCTCGGACGCGGCGGAGGTTCAGTACCTCCGCACCCACCGGTCGACGTTCATCGAGCCCGTCTCCGGCAACCCGAACGCCGTCGTGTATCACCTCACCCGCTATTACCTGAGTGAACCGGATGCCTTGTGCTCGGAGGTCTTGAGCTGCTCGCTGATATCGCAGGCCAAGAAGACCACGTACCAGAACATGACGTTCGGCTTCGTCCTCTACGTGCCGAAGGCCAATATCTGCAACGCGGGCACGATCGATCTGGTGGCCGCCCAGGTGCAGAACACCGCGCGCGGAATGAACCTCTCGGGGCGGAGCACCTATCGCCGGACCCAGCGCATCACCGACTTCCTGTCCCAGCTCGGCGGGAAGGCGCGGCAGGTCATTCCCACGCCAGACCAGATCCTCACCGGCACCAGCGTGCATGGCCACAATGAGCTGATCGTCCTCGGCACCTTCATGGGGCAGGTGCGGGCACGTGCGCTGTTCGTCAAGGTGAGCAACGGGTGCCTGTGGCGGTCGTTCGTGGAGGACGACGTGAAACACAAGCTCACCGAGCTGATCTTCGCCTGCGCCCAGGCACGAAGAATTCCGGTGATCCCCATTCGCGACGACTCCGGTGAAGCGTCGAAGATCAGCTTCCTCGATTGGTACAGGAATCGCTCGCTTCCTCGCGAGGAGCCACGGAGCGTGCAGTCCTCCATCCAGGCGGTGGTCTCGTCATCGAGAGAGCTGGTCGTCGACGATCGCTTTCCGAACGTCCAGCTGTCGATGGGGCAGGCGCGGGCGCTCCTTGCGCGCGAGCTGAACGTGTCTCCGTTCCTGGAACTCTCCGCGCTGCGCAGCACCTATCGCCGATTCGCCGTCACGCATCATCCGGACAAAACTGCTGACAAAGAGAAGCAGGCCAAATTCGTAGTCGTCCGCGGACTCCTGACCCTCATCGAGGGGGAGGAGACCGGGACGCGCGAGCCGCTCCCGATTGCGTGGAAGAAGCAGCTGGACTGA
- a CDS encoding carboxylesterase/lipase family protein, producing MTTKTTPPVQTVEGPVQGAIIEPGVVAYMGIPYAQPPTGQEGRWHPPRPVQHWTQPRPSNDKAPSCYQNRETCIQVGGGDPDPMDEDCLYLNVWTPEREAGAPKLPVMVWIHGGAYTLGAGRLPVYHGAPLVKRGVILVTINYRLGALGFFAHEALEKERLEKNEPRVNNFGLLDQIAALEWVQRNIEQFGGDPDNVTLFGQSAGARSVLALFASPLVNKRQKPLFHRGIAQSVYRFPEVSQTQALARGKKLMGLLGAGGKDVTAAELRELDAKDIMNMEGKLTQQQLKGTSNSPVAVSGDSVLPNEAGVIDSFLNGAVSALPLIIGNTSDDGSVVLDVPGINTGSIILVAVTGLPAPIPTPDVPRNYYPDLASGEAEDVRDEVGRRLARDAVFTVTTYNLAKAHSKLAPTWRYYFDYTAENHRATVPKGTRHGDDVIFTMDTLAYAPPFPPGKPNEPVTVTEKDRGVAALANEYFFKFAVTGTPSSATGPAWPQNKEGQDRTLVLGESTKVESDFMQQHAEGATMENMVAFDKVGKKMDNIMN from the coding sequence ATGACCACCAAGACCACGCCGCCCGTCCAGACTGTCGAAGGCCCGGTTCAAGGCGCCATCATCGAGCCCGGCGTCGTTGCCTATATGGGTATTCCCTACGCTCAGCCACCCACGGGACAGGAGGGGCGCTGGCACCCTCCGCGCCCCGTCCAGCACTGGACCCAGCCGCGCCCATCCAATGACAAGGCCCCGTCTTGCTACCAGAATCGGGAGACCTGCATCCAGGTGGGTGGCGGCGATCCGGATCCCATGGATGAGGATTGCCTCTATCTCAACGTCTGGACGCCCGAGCGTGAGGCGGGCGCCCCGAAGCTCCCGGTCATGGTGTGGATCCACGGCGGCGCCTACACCCTTGGCGCAGGCAGGCTGCCTGTTTATCACGGGGCGCCCCTGGTGAAGCGGGGCGTGATCCTGGTCACCATCAATTACCGGCTCGGCGCCCTCGGCTTCTTCGCGCACGAGGCACTCGAGAAGGAGCGCCTCGAAAAAAACGAGCCTCGCGTGAACAACTTCGGGCTGCTCGATCAGATCGCGGCGCTCGAGTGGGTGCAGAGGAACATCGAACAGTTCGGGGGCGATCCGGACAACGTGACCCTCTTCGGTCAATCCGCCGGCGCGAGGAGCGTTCTCGCGCTGTTCGCCTCGCCGCTTGTCAACAAACGGCAAAAGCCCCTGTTCCACCGGGGGATCGCCCAGAGCGTGTACAGGTTCCCCGAGGTCAGCCAGACGCAGGCGCTTGCGCGCGGCAAGAAGCTCATGGGCCTGCTCGGGGCGGGCGGGAAAGATGTGACCGCCGCGGAGCTCCGCGAGCTGGATGCGAAGGACATCATGAACATGGAGGGCAAGCTCACCCAGCAGCAGCTCAAGGGGACGTCGAACTCTCCGGTCGCGGTCAGCGGAGACTCCGTGCTGCCCAACGAGGCCGGGGTCATCGATAGCTTCCTGAACGGCGCGGTGTCGGCATTGCCGCTCATCATCGGCAACACCAGTGATGATGGCAGCGTGGTGCTCGATGTCCCCGGGATAAACACGGGCTCCATCATCCTCGTGGCGGTGACCGGGCTGCCCGCGCCCATCCCGACACCCGATGTCCCGAGGAACTACTACCCGGATCTCGCGTCGGGGGAAGCAGAAGACGTCCGGGACGAGGTCGGCCGCCGCCTGGCGCGCGACGCGGTCTTCACCGTGACGACGTACAACCTCGCCAAGGCGCATAGCAAGCTCGCGCCGACCTGGCGGTACTACTTCGACTACACCGCGGAGAACCACCGCGCCACGGTCCCGAAGGGGACTCGTCACGGTGATGATGTCATCTTCACCATGGACACGCTCGCCTACGCCCCGCCCTTTCCGCCGGGCAAACCCAATGAGCCGGTCACGGTCACGGAGAAGGATCGCGGGGTGGCGGCCCTCGCCAATGAATACTTCTTCAAGTTCGCTGTGACCGGGACGCCTTCATCCGCCACGGGGCCCGCATGGCCCCAGAACAAGGAAGGGCAGGACAGGACGCTCGTGCTGGGCGAGTCCACCAAGGTGGAGTCGGACTTCATGCAGCAGCACGCCGAGGGCGCGACCATGGAGAACATGGTCGCGTTCGACAAGGTCGGAAAGAAGATGGACAACATCATGAACTGA
- a CDS encoding DUF5953 family protein — translation MTKPRALTLIVYAPALVSKDGRTLDVIHGMEKALPGLRLAWRISEGGRPIALPHRDAWLVERTQDGRFPLLCNGDESYPVTVNGRESSVLFSPGGQPQLQVHAELPLDEAVISAAEAMLEAVAEGARAFWGHASRYGYGSEVGDQFRRSAHGPERSPRGLPMLNLPEKLPGPEIPYFLGWLNYWSAAAAQAIGFPDPARDAELLTRARRTPSGGWVVKLTDAPLDYDNPAHLDALKRAYERFPKIGGRDSPR, via the coding sequence ATGACCAAGCCCAGAGCCCTCACCCTCATCGTCTACGCGCCTGCGCTCGTGAGCAAAGACGGCCGTACGCTCGATGTCATCCATGGGATGGAAAAAGCACTTCCCGGTTTGCGCTTGGCGTGGAGGATCTCCGAAGGAGGGCGCCCCATCGCATTGCCGCATCGCGACGCGTGGCTCGTGGAAAGGACGCAGGACGGGAGATTCCCTCTTCTGTGCAACGGGGACGAGAGTTACCCCGTGACGGTGAACGGCAGGGAAAGCTCGGTACTCTTCAGCCCGGGCGGTCAGCCGCAGCTCCAAGTTCATGCGGAGTTGCCGCTAGACGAGGCCGTTATCTCGGCAGCGGAGGCTATGCTTGAGGCCGTGGCGGAGGGGGCGCGCGCGTTCTGGGGGCATGCGTCCCGGTATGGTTACGGCTCGGAAGTCGGGGACCAGTTTCGCCGCTCCGCTCATGGGCCGGAGCGCTCACCCCGTGGGCTTCCCATGCTCAATCTTCCAGAAAAACTCCCCGGGCCTGAGATTCCCTATTTCCTCGGGTGGTTGAACTATTGGTCTGCTGCTGCCGCGCAGGCCATCGGGTTCCCGGATCCTGCTCGCGACGCCGAACTGCTCACGCGGGCGCGGCGCACGCCGTCGGGCGGATGGGTTGTGAAGCTCACGGATGCGCCGCTCGATTATGACAACCCCGCCCACCTGGACGCGCTCAAGCGGGCCTACGAGCGCTTCCCAAAGATCGGCGGACGCGACTCTCCACGCTGA